Proteins from a single region of Ziziphus jujuba cultivar Dongzao chromosome 1, ASM3175591v1:
- the LOC107412174 gene encoding stemmadenine O-acetyltransferase, whose protein sequence is MEVKVEIFSKEIIKPSSSTPDHLRNLELSMLDRRVPPIYVPILLFYTTCSDIDDDYASISSRLKNSLSQTLTSFYPLAGRMRSQQALVDCNDEGVLFLEAEVPNVDLSAFLRNPENNALQLFPFNPFESSTETVITGVQVNVFSCGGIGIGLCISHKIVDGTAVDYFLKAWSATARGINDDDRHQHQLQAPRLDSALLFPPKGMNILMAGSISKEKISTKRFIFNATKLNELKAKVGIQNPSRVESVTALIWKSAMEAVKVNSGKEKLPRSISTHVVNLRERTVPPLPNHVFGNLWQVAAAFLLEEKEDVELGYLAGLIRQAQKEIDSHYVSELQGDEGLAKAYKPYKEVRSLTSDPQLQCYMFGSWTRFGFYGTDFGWGSPTWVCTTGMPVKNGIILMSTPSGDGIEAWITLAEQDMVEFQGNPELSHFVSPTY, encoded by the coding sequence ATGGAGGTTAAGGTTGAGATTTTCTCGAAGGAGATCATTAAGCCATCATCTTCAACCCCTGATCACCTCAGGAACTTGGAATTATCCATGTTAGATCGACGTGTTCCTCCAATTTACGTGCCCATCCTGTTGTTCTACACTACTTGTTCAGATATCGATGATGATTATGCTTCAATATCAAGTAGGCTCAAGAATTCACTCTCACAAACACTAACCAGTTTTTACCCTCTAGCAGGTAGAATGAGATCCCAACAAGCTCTCGTCGACTGCAACGATGAAGGAGTACTCTTTCTGGAAGCTGAAGTACCCAACGTTGACCTCTCAGCGTTTCTCAGAAACCCAGAAAACAATGCGCTTCAACTTTTTCCCTTTAATCCCTTCGAGTCCAGCACAGAGACTGTAATAACAGGGGTTCAAGTTAATGTATTTAGTTGTGGTGGAATAGGAATCGGTCTCTGCATCTCGCACAAGATAGTTGATGGAACCGCCGTAGACTATTTCCTTAAGGCTTGGTCTGCAACAGCAAGAGGGATTAATGATGATGATCGCCATCAACATCAACTCCAAGCTCCACGTTTGGATTCAGCTCTGCTTTTCCCACCTAAAGGTATGAATATACTCATGGCAGGCAGTATCAGCAAAGAGAAGATTTCAACCAAAAGGTTCATATTCAATGCAACAAAGCTGAATGAACTAAAAGCCAAAGTTGGTATTCAAAATCCTTCACGAGTTGAATCTGTGACAGCTCTGATATGGAAATCAGCCATGGAAGCAGTCAAAGTGAATTCTGGAAAAGAGAAACTTCCCCGATCCATTTCAACCCATGTGGTTAATCTTCGAGAGCGAACGGTGCCTCCATTGCCAAACCACGTGTTTGGTAATCTGTGGCAGGTTGCTGCTGCATTTCTGTTGGAGGAGAAGGAGGATGTGGAATTGGGATATTTGGCAGGTCTGATTAGGCAGGCACAGAAAGAGATTGATTCCCATTATGTGAGTGAACTTCAAGGAGATGAAGGACTTGCTAAGGCTTACAAACCTTACAAAGAAGTGAGATCATTAACATCTGATCCACAGCTACAGTGTTACATGTTTGGAAGCTGGACAAGATTTGGGTTTTATGGAACTGATTTTGGGTGGGGAAGCCCAACATGGGTATGCACCACTGGTATGCCTGTTAAGAACGGTATCATTTTGATGAGCACACCTTCTGGGGATGGAATTGAGGCTTGGATTACTTTGGCTGAGCAGGACATGGTTGAATTTCAAGGCAATCCTGAGCTTTCTCACTTTGTATCACCAACTTATTAG
- the LOC107412223 gene encoding precursor of CEP14 has protein sequence MARLASLSLILFMVVFASSAWSSEARKLLVIKDEEKRAPSMVDSLFLSALPKGNVPSSSPSHKGHAVVVNEKLIARHLISIERILQSVPSPGMGH, from the coding sequence ATGGCTCGCCTAGCCTCTCTGTCTCTGATTTTGTTCATGGTGGTTTTCGCCTCGTCTGCTTGGAGTTCTGAAGCCAGAAAGCTTTTGGTTATCAAGGACGAAGAGAAGAGAGCTCCTTCTATGGTGGACTCGTTGTTTCTCAGTGCCCTTCCAAAGGGCAACGTGCCTTCTTCTTCCCCAAGCCATAAGGGCCATGCTGTCGTCGTCAACGAGAAACTCATTGCTCGACACCTTATTAGCATCGAGCGGATTCTTCAGTCTGTTCCAAGCCCCGGCATGggtcattaa